A stretch of Chionomys nivalis chromosome 2, mChiNiv1.1, whole genome shotgun sequence DNA encodes these proteins:
- the LOC130869749 gene encoding vomeronasal type-1 receptor 4-like, whose translation MCLNLFLSGEKNMAPENLSMGILFFFQTAVGIFGNWSILLPYVTSVFTGKSLMPKDQILGHLILANSLVIISRVIPQIMAQLGLQYLLDDMLCKLTLYSNRVSRGISLHCTCLLSCFQAITISPSNSRWMKLKHSVSKYMVQSCSLSWLVHLLLNSKTAVVVIGSGTNKNFTKKIKLGYCSAFVFGNSVPGLHLSLLCFTDGLCLGLMVWASAFMVSTLYRHKSQLQHIHSAQYSLRVSPEDRATKTILILVCTFVLSYSMSFILVIYTVVFDNPRLWIISIFTLLDTCFPTFCPFILIHNNKSALKNHFPCCWRR comes from the coding sequence ATGTGCTTAAATTTGTTTCTCTCAGGTGAAAAGAATATGGCTCCTGAGAATTTGTCAATgggaattttgttcttttttcagaCAGCTGTGGGGATCTTTGGCAATTGGTCAATTCTTCTTCCTTATGTAACTTCTGTATTCACTGGAAAAAGTCTGATGCCCAAAGACCAGATTTTGGGGCATCTGATTTTAGCCAATTCCTTGGTTATCATCTCAAGAGTAATTCCTCAAATAATGGCACAGTTGGGCTTGCAATATCTTCTGGATGACATGTTATGTAAACTTACTCTCTACAGTAACCGGGTGTCCCGGGGCATTTCCCTGCACTGCACCTGCCTCTTGAGCTGTTTCCAAGCAATCACAATCAGCCCTAGCAACTCCAGGTGGATGAAGCTGAAACACTCAGTCTCCAAGTACATGGTTCAGTCCTGCTCACTCAGCTGGCTTGTTCATCTGCTTCTAAACAGCAAAACAGCTGTAGTTGTGATTGGATCTGGTACTAACAAAAACTTCACCAAGAAAATCAAGTTGGGGTACTGTTCAGCATTTGTTTTTGGCAATTCTGTACCTGGGCTACACCTGTCCTTGCTGTGTTTCACTGATGGTCTGTGTTTGGGTCTCATGGTCTGGGCCAGTGCCTTCATGGTGAGTACCCTCTATAGGCACAAGAGTCAGCTACAGCACATCCACAGTGCCCAGTATTCCCTCAGAGTTTCCCCTGAAGACAGAGCCACAAAAACCATCTTGATCCTTGTGTGCACCTTTGTCCTCTCCTACTCAATGTCCTTCATATTAGTTATCTATACTGTGGTATTTGACAATCCAAGGCTGTGGATAATCAGCATATTTACATTACTAGACACGTGCTTCCCCACATTTTGCCCCTTCATCCTCATCCATAATAACAAATCTGCCCTCAAGAATCATTTTCCCTGCTGTTGGAGAAGGTAA
- the LOC130869748 gene encoding LOW QUALITY PROTEIN: forkhead box protein I3-like (The sequence of the model RefSeq protein was modified relative to this genomic sequence to represent the inferred CDS: inserted 2 bases in 1 codon) — protein MALYCGDNFVYSQPTTAAAPGAPSTSRGPYGLSDYAAPPAAAANPYLWLNGPGVGGPASAAGYLGAPPPPGAAPGPFLQPPAAPGTFVGTQRGFAQPSAAAPASPAGSAAPGHLNWLLVTNPEDLMKMVRPPYWYLALIAMAIQSAPERKLTLSHIYQFVADNFPFYQRSKAGWQNSIRHNLSLKDCFKKVPRDEDDPGKGNFWTLDPNCEKMFDNGNFFRKRKRRSEANSNLTVASGTPKSEGLSSRLRVSGKLEGDSPSSLRPSQSPEPTEGTSSTSSSPGASTXTSPGLNTFLSTLNTLSINPSSVSTQRAIPGNRPHLGGTQLPSSAFPNTSIPDSSPDSMQLSTVGGSNQLSSYYSPFSGSSSGDQSNPFSSAFYNFSMVNSLIYPRDGSDM, from the exons ATGGCCCTGTACTGCGGCGACAACTTCGTCTACTCACAGCCCACCACCGCCGCGGCGCCCGGTGCGCCCTCGACCTCCAGGGGACCCTATGGGCTGTCCGACTACGCCGCtccgcccgccgccgccgccaacCCCTATTTGTGGCTCAACGGGCCCGGCGTTGGCGGCCCGGCCTCCGCTGCCGGCTACCTGGGCGCCCCGCCGCCCCCCGGAGCAGCTCCGGGACCCTTCTTGCAGCCACCAGCCGCTCCTGGTACCTTCGTGGGCACCCAGAGGGGTTTCGCGCAGCCCTCGGCTGCTGCTCCCGCCTCGCCCGCCGGCTCGGCAGCTCCAGGCCATCTGAACTGGCTGTTGGTGACCAACCCCGAGGACCTGATGAAGATGGTGCGGCCGCCCTACTGGTACTTGGCGCTCATCGCCATGGCCATCCAGAGCGCTCCGGAGCGCAAGCTCACCCTCAGTCACATCTACCAGTTCGTTGCAGACAACTTCCCTTTCTACCAGCGCAGCAAGGCTGGCTGGCAGAATTCCATCCGCCACAACCTATCACTCAAGGACTGCTTCAAGAAGGTGCCCCGCGACGAGGACGACCCAGGGAAAGGTAATTTCTGGACTCTAGATCCAAACTGTGAGAAAATGTTTGACAATGGAAATTTCTTTCGGAAACGAAAGCGCCGTTCTGAGGCCAACAGCAACCTCACTGTGGCTTCAGGAACACCAAAATCAGAAGGACTGTCCTCAAGACTAAGAGTGAGTGGGAAGCTAGAAGGAGACAGCCCCTCGTCTCTGAGGCCATCTCAGTCCCCAGAGCCTACAGAAGGCACCAGCAGtacctcctcctctcctggaGCATCCAC CACATCTCCAGGCCTCAACACTTTCCTCAGCACCCTCAACACTCTAAGCATAAACCCCAGCAGCGTGAGTACCCAGAGAGCCATCCCAGGCAATCGCCCTCACCTAGGGGGCACCCAGCTGCCCTCCAGCGCATTCCCCAACACCTCCATCCCAGACAGCTCTCCAGACTCCATGCAGCTGAGCACTGTGGGTGGAAGCAACCAGCTATCTTCCTACTACAGCCCATTTTCTGGCAGCAGTAGCGGGGACCAGAGTAACCCCTTCAGCAGTGCTTTCTACAACTTCAGCATGGTCAACAGCCTCATCTACCCCCGGGATGGCTCTGATATGTAA